One Aneurinibacillus migulanus genomic region harbors:
- the alaS gene encoding alanine--tRNA ligase: MKHMSAAEIRQKFLDFFVSKGHRVEPSAPLIPIDDASLLWINSGVATLKKYFDGRVIPENPRITNSQKSIRTNDIENVGKTARHHTFFEMLGNFSIGDYFKEEAIVWAWEFLTSPEWIGFDPEKLSITIHPEDDEAYEIWNKKVGVPDERIVRLEGNFWDIGEGPCGPNSEIFYDRGEKYGNDPSDLELYPGGENERYLEIWNLVFSQYNHNPDGSYTPLPKKNIDTGMGLERMASVIQDVENNFETDLLFPIIESTCDIAGIKYGESQEKDVALKVIADHSRTVVFAIGDGALPSNEGRGYVIRRLLRRAVRYGKVLGVDKSFLYTLTPIVGEIMKAYYPEVLEKRDFIERVIKNEEERFHETLNEGLHILEQMVQAAKQAGQTQISGPEAFKLYDTYGFPFDLTEDFAAEQGMTVDREGFDTAMEEQRARARAARHDEDSMQVQGGALGDIKVKSEFVGYKELATSARVVAIVHEKESVDMAGAGTECQVILDRTPFYAESGGQVADKGVISAGQMQAKVQDTQKGPNGQNVHTILIESGTLKVGDMVEAVVDRASRADVIKNHTATHLLHQALKDVLGTHVNQAGSLVAPDRLRFDFSHFGAVTANELEEIERKVNEQVWRNIEVDITHKSLSEAKAMGAMALFGEKYGDEVRVVQVGDYSLELCGGCHVNNTAEIGLFKILSEAGIGAGTRRIEAATGRMAYEYLNEQLHTLKSVADELKTTITNVPQRIETLKGEMKGLERENESLRAKLSNLEASSLTEQVEEVKGVKVLTAKVNGVDMDNLRNMVDDLKTKLGSGIVVLGSVKDDKVNIVAGVTADLVQQGLHAGKAVKEVAVRCGGGGGGRPDMAQAGGKNPAQLAEALEFVKSWVNEQI; this comes from the coding sequence ATGAAACATATGTCAGCCGCTGAAATTCGCCAGAAATTCTTGGACTTCTTTGTCAGCAAAGGCCACAGAGTCGAACCAAGTGCACCGTTAATTCCAATTGACGACGCTTCACTACTCTGGATTAATAGCGGAGTTGCCACGCTGAAGAAATATTTTGACGGACGTGTTATTCCGGAAAATCCGCGTATCACCAACTCACAGAAGTCGATTCGTACGAACGATATCGAGAACGTCGGGAAGACGGCTCGCCATCATACATTCTTCGAGATGCTTGGAAATTTTTCTATCGGTGATTATTTTAAGGAAGAGGCAATCGTATGGGCGTGGGAATTTCTGACGAGCCCGGAATGGATTGGATTCGATCCGGAGAAGCTATCCATTACTATCCATCCGGAAGATGATGAGGCATATGAGATCTGGAATAAAAAAGTCGGCGTTCCAGACGAACGTATTGTACGTTTGGAAGGTAATTTTTGGGATATCGGAGAGGGCCCATGCGGACCGAACAGCGAGATTTTCTATGATCGTGGAGAGAAGTATGGCAATGATCCGAGCGACCTGGAATTGTATCCAGGAGGAGAGAACGAACGTTACCTCGAAATCTGGAACCTGGTGTTCTCGCAATATAACCATAATCCGGACGGTTCGTACACGCCGCTTCCGAAGAAAAACATCGATACCGGTATGGGATTAGAACGCATGGCTTCTGTTATCCAGGATGTCGAAAATAACTTCGAGACAGACTTGTTATTCCCTATTATTGAGTCGACCTGTGATATCGCAGGCATAAAATATGGTGAATCACAGGAGAAAGACGTGGCACTTAAAGTGATCGCGGACCATTCCCGTACGGTTGTGTTCGCTATTGGTGATGGTGCGCTTCCGTCTAATGAAGGCCGTGGATACGTAATTCGACGCCTGTTGCGTCGCGCAGTTCGCTACGGGAAAGTGCTCGGTGTTGATAAATCTTTTCTCTATACACTGACCCCGATTGTCGGTGAAATCATGAAGGCATACTATCCAGAGGTGTTAGAGAAGCGAGACTTTATCGAGCGTGTCATTAAAAACGAAGAAGAAAGATTCCACGAAACACTGAACGAAGGTCTGCATATTCTCGAACAAATGGTACAAGCAGCCAAGCAAGCCGGGCAAACCCAAATTAGTGGACCGGAAGCATTCAAGCTGTACGATACGTATGGATTTCCGTTCGACTTGACCGAAGACTTCGCTGCGGAGCAAGGGATGACAGTAGACAGGGAAGGTTTCGACACGGCGATGGAAGAACAGCGCGCCCGCGCCCGTGCAGCCCGTCATGATGAGGACAGCATGCAGGTACAGGGTGGTGCACTTGGTGATATTAAGGTCAAGAGTGAATTCGTTGGGTATAAAGAACTTGCGACTAGTGCTCGTGTTGTCGCTATTGTGCATGAAAAAGAGTCCGTTGATATGGCAGGAGCGGGCACAGAATGCCAGGTTATTCTGGATCGTACGCCGTTCTATGCCGAGTCAGGCGGTCAAGTAGCTGATAAAGGGGTGATTAGCGCTGGACAAATGCAAGCGAAGGTGCAGGATACCCAGAAAGGGCCGAATGGCCAGAATGTGCATACAATTCTAATCGAGAGCGGCACATTAAAGGTGGGGGACATGGTCGAAGCAGTCGTGGACCGCGCATCTCGTGCCGACGTTATTAAGAATCATACAGCTACGCATTTGCTGCATCAGGCATTGAAAGATGTGTTGGGTACCCATGTCAACCAGGCAGGTTCACTTGTTGCGCCGGATCGCCTCCGTTTTGACTTCTCCCACTTTGGCGCAGTAACTGCGAATGAGCTGGAAGAAATTGAAAGGAAAGTAAATGAACAAGTTTGGCGCAATATTGAAGTTGATATTACGCACAAATCATTATCAGAAGCAAAAGCTATGGGTGCGATGGCGCTTTTCGGAGAGAAATACGGCGATGAAGTGCGAGTCGTGCAAGTGGGTGACTACAGTCTCGAATTGTGCGGTGGATGCCATGTAAACAATACGGCAGAAATCGGCTTGTTCAAAATTCTGAGCGAAGCAGGCATCGGAGCTGGTACGCGCCGCATTGAAGCAGCAACCGGACGTATGGCGTATGAGTACTTAAACGAACAGCTTCACACGTTAAAATCAGTAGCAGATGAACTGAAAACAACCATCACTAACGTACCGCAACGCATTGAGACGTTGAAAGGCGAGATGAAGGGGCTGGAACGTGAGAATGAATCGCTGCGTGCCAAACTGAGTAATCTGGAAGCTTCCTCGCTGACCGAACAAGTAGAAGAAGTAAAAGGCGTGAAGGTACTAACAGCCAAAGTGAATGGTGTCGATATGGATAATCTACGCAATATGGTAGATGATTTGAAAACGAAGCTCGGTTCTGGCATTGTTGTGCTTGGTTCTGTGAAGGACGACAAAGTTAACATTGTTGCCGGAGTAACCGCCGATCTTGTTCAACAGGGACTTCATGCGGGTAAAGCAGTAAAAGAAGTAGCCGTACGTTGTGGTGGTGGTGGCGGTGGCCGTCCGGACATGGCTCAGGCGGGCGGAAAAAATCCAGCACAACTGGCGGAAGCACTTGAATTCGTGAAGAGCTGGGTAAACGAGCAAATTTAG
- the cymR gene encoding cysteine metabolism transcriptional regulator CymR, protein MKISTKGRYGLTIMMELANRYGEGQMSLKAIAQKHDLSEHYLEQLVAPLRNAGLVKSIRGAYGGYILAHPPQEITAGDVIRVLEGPISPVEFEEEEDPAKRDLWMRIRDSISGVLDSTTLQDLITYKEQGKSDSYMFYI, encoded by the coding sequence TTGAAAATATCAACCAAAGGTCGCTATGGCCTGACGATTATGATGGAGTTAGCCAATCGGTACGGTGAAGGGCAGATGTCACTGAAAGCAATCGCGCAAAAACATGATTTATCCGAGCATTATTTAGAGCAGCTGGTTGCTCCGCTGCGCAATGCCGGCCTGGTTAAAAGTATTCGCGGAGCCTATGGCGGATATATTCTAGCTCATCCGCCACAAGAAATTACGGCAGGGGATGTCATCCGTGTCCTGGAGGGACCGATTAGCCCAGTAGAGTTTGAGGAAGAAGAAGATCCGGCGAAACGCGATCTTTGGATGCGCATTCGGGATAGCATTAGTGGAGTGCTTGACTCCACTACGCTGCAGGATTTAATTACCTACAAGGAACAAGGCAAATCCGATTCGTACATGTTTTATATTTAA
- a CDS encoding IreB family regulatory phosphoprotein, translated as MSSMDHTMKFNFKQDEVEVEAREVLLQVYDALEEKGYNPINQIVGYLISGDPAYIPRHNNARTLIRKLERDELIEELVRSYLRSNR; from the coding sequence GTGAGTTCCATGGATCATACCATGAAGTTTAATTTTAAGCAGGACGAAGTGGAAGTGGAAGCTCGGGAGGTCCTGCTGCAGGTGTATGATGCGCTCGAAGAGAAAGGATATAATCCGATTAACCAAATCGTCGGTTATTTAATCTCCGGAGATCCAGCCTATATCCCGCGCCATAACAATGCGCGTACGCTTATCCGAAAATTAGAGCGTGACGAATTAATCGAGGAGCTTGTTCGTTCATATCTTCGCTCAAATCGATAG
- a CDS encoding tetratricopeptide repeat protein: protein MRKAAEDYNDLGLQELAQGNFEEALGLFEKAIKEDNTYARPYCNIGNILAATGHENDAIQWFARAIELEPGLELAYYGMGNSYFNIGNYESARVSFEKAKEHGMKHHDLEFMIAMSYMQSEKLEKAIEHFDACLTEQPDDVEAYFNKGMAYARMGRIEEARDVFLRTLELDPEHDDALYNLGVAYAFLEQMDEARQQFEKAVSINPGHILAQNALTELSKSE, encoded by the coding sequence TTGCGTAAGGCAGCGGAAGATTATAATGATTTAGGGCTACAGGAGCTGGCTCAAGGAAATTTTGAAGAAGCGCTGGGTTTATTCGAGAAAGCGATAAAGGAAGACAATACATATGCAAGGCCATACTGCAATATTGGCAACATTCTGGCGGCCACTGGACATGAGAACGACGCTATACAATGGTTCGCTCGTGCAATTGAGCTGGAACCTGGGCTAGAATTGGCGTATTACGGGATGGGCAATTCATATTTTAATATAGGTAATTACGAATCTGCTCGTGTTTCGTTTGAGAAAGCCAAGGAACATGGCATGAAGCATCATGATTTGGAGTTTATGATTGCGATGTCGTACATGCAGTCGGAGAAGCTGGAGAAAGCGATTGAGCATTTTGATGCCTGTCTGACCGAACAGCCAGACGATGTAGAAGCCTATTTTAACAAAGGAATGGCATATGCCCGTATGGGAAGAATTGAAGAAGCGCGGGATGTATTCTTACGAACACTTGAGCTTGATCCGGAGCATGATGATGCATTGTACAATTTGGGTGTTGCCTATGCGTTCCTTGAACAAATGGATGAAGCCAGACAGCAATTTGAAAAAGCCGTCTCCATCAATCCCGGTCATATCCTGGCACAGAACGCGCTAACAGAACTGAGTAAGTCGGAATAA
- a CDS encoding PRC-barrel domain-containing protein codes for MQRVRDVIGLPVIELERGKEVGYVHDLLFNEHKQWAGILLGEKGFLRQGTYIPVKAVCAIGTDCVSIADQQAIVSFSSFPPGWISIQTGSSPVQGKTFVTAEGEHLGVVEDVYFRTGSGKIVGYELSNGILSDIIDGRTVVPSTERLKMGEDTVIVSGSE; via the coding sequence ATGCAACGGGTACGCGACGTCATTGGACTTCCCGTCATTGAACTGGAGCGGGGCAAAGAGGTGGGCTATGTCCATGATCTTCTGTTTAATGAACATAAGCAATGGGCCGGGATTCTATTGGGAGAGAAAGGATTTCTCAGGCAGGGCACATATATCCCGGTGAAAGCGGTTTGTGCGATTGGCACGGATTGTGTATCGATTGCTGACCAGCAGGCGATTGTATCATTTTCGTCCTTTCCTCCCGGTTGGATAAGTATCCAGACCGGTTCTTCCCCGGTACAGGGAAAAACGTTCGTGACAGCAGAAGGTGAACATCTGGGAGTAGTGGAAGATGTTTACTTTCGAACAGGATCGGGCAAGATAGTAGGGTATGAATTGTCCAATGGGATTCTGTCGGATATTATCGACGGTCGAACCGTTGTTCCGAGCACAGAACGTTTAAAAATGGGTGAAGATACGGTCATTGTCTCCGGGTCGGAGTAG
- a CDS encoding cysteine desulfurase family protein has translation MQEIYLDHAATTPVHPEVLKAMLPYYQDVHGNPSSMHRYGQRTRHAVDEARIIIARSLNAEPGEIIFTSGGTEADNMALVGIMEANQAKGKHLITSQIEHHAVLHTCERLESLGYEVTYLPVDETGRVAVEDVEQAIRPETVLISIMFGNNEVGTLQHVGKIGKLAQEKGVYFHTDAVQAFGIEEVDVKRLHIDLLSVSAHKINGPKGIGALYVRRGIKIAPHLYGGNQEKKRRAGTENVPGIAGFARAAELAMETRKERRDHYKMLRSTMLDVWNKQGVDYVINGHPELYMPHVLNVSFPGMKTDAMLMHLDLAGIAAASGSACTSGSLEISHVLRAMNLPEQRLESAIRFSFGYGNTEEQAREAAERIGHILMRSNDKR, from the coding sequence ATGCAGGAAATTTATTTGGACCATGCGGCGACTACACCTGTTCATCCAGAAGTGCTTAAGGCGATGCTCCCGTACTATCAGGATGTACACGGAAACCCTTCAAGTATGCACCGTTATGGCCAACGAACGCGTCATGCAGTAGATGAAGCACGTATTATTATTGCCCGCTCCCTGAATGCGGAGCCAGGAGAAATCATTTTCACAAGCGGAGGCACCGAAGCGGACAATATGGCGTTGGTTGGAATAATGGAAGCCAACCAGGCTAAAGGCAAGCATCTTATTACAAGCCAAATCGAGCATCATGCTGTACTGCATACGTGCGAGCGTCTGGAATCGCTCGGCTATGAGGTTACGTATCTGCCGGTGGATGAAACAGGACGCGTCGCTGTTGAAGATGTGGAACAGGCAATCCGTCCGGAGACAGTACTAATTAGTATCATGTTCGGTAATAACGAAGTTGGTACATTACAACATGTTGGCAAAATCGGTAAGCTGGCACAGGAGAAAGGCGTTTATTTCCATACTGATGCTGTACAAGCATTCGGCATCGAAGAAGTGGATGTGAAGCGTCTGCATATTGATTTGTTGTCCGTCTCTGCGCATAAAATCAATGGACCGAAAGGCATCGGTGCATTGTACGTTCGACGCGGGATTAAAATCGCACCTCATCTGTATGGTGGCAATCAGGAGAAAAAACGTCGTGCAGGCACAGAGAATGTGCCAGGAATCGCTGGATTTGCTCGTGCGGCTGAACTGGCGATGGAGACTCGTAAGGAACGTCGGGACCATTATAAGATGCTACGTAGTACCATGCTTGATGTATGGAATAAGCAAGGTGTAGATTATGTTATTAATGGACACCCAGAATTGTATATGCCCCATGTTTTGAATGTGAGTTTCCCTGGAATGAAGACGGATGCGATGCTTATGCATCTTGATCTGGCGGGTATTGCCGCCGCAAGCGGATCAGCATGCACGTCGGGTTCACTAGAGATTTCGCATGTGTTGCGTGCTATGAACCTACCGGAGCAGCGTTTGGAATCGGCAATTCGCTTCAGCTTTGGCTATGGCAACACGGAGGAACAAGCAAGAGAAGCTGCGGAACGCATCGGTCATATTTTAATGCGAAGCAACGATAAAAGATAA
- a CDS encoding DUF1292 domain-containing protein, with the protein MEFWTGSASEVRHLRDSWGNQVEWYDARLARAERYEVMTEIDVAGQTYAVLTSADTADPHPYLFRYSLTEGAPLLVPIEAEEEWDQAADAFVTWLDTHHT; encoded by the coding sequence TTGGAGTTTTGGACAGGTTCGGCGTCGGAAGTACGCCATCTGCGAGATTCCTGGGGAAATCAGGTGGAATGGTACGACGCCCGGCTTGCGCGAGCAGAGCGCTATGAGGTTATGACCGAAATAGACGTGGCCGGACAGACATACGCAGTACTTACTTCTGCTGATACTGCTGATCCGCATCCGTATCTGTTCAGGTATTCTTTAACGGAAGGTGCCCCTTTACTTGTTCCGATTGAAGCGGAAGAGGAATGGGATCAGGCTGCGGATGCGTTTGTGACATGGCTGGATACGCATCATACTTAA
- a CDS encoding AI-2E family transporter — translation MERITKTNWLYFMIIMLLSLLLIFLLGKVSVFFLGIIEIVKKVLTPFFFALIIAYLLNPVVTFLTKRHFPRGLAVFLIYTLFFLFLLFLIINAGPVLLREYKELSAKFPDLVSTYRNWIGQIRIQQAQTPFSLHGGLTTGIQRMEIMMTNYVNALFTGMDDWMERILLVLLIPFIVFYMLKDMKPMQKGALLLVPGKHRPTVRRMLHDIDVALGHYVRGQLIVCVVVFVLAYVGYFFIGLPYAIVFAVFIAITNVIPYIGPVFGAAPAILFALTVSWKMALYALIINAIIQVLESNIVSPFIVGKSLHMHPLLIIVSVMIGGEIAGVTGLILAVPIMASLKVVVQHIIIHTVRKTEWQDEG, via the coding sequence ATGGAAAGAATAACAAAAACAAACTGGTTGTATTTCATGATTATCATGCTGCTTTCCTTACTGCTCATTTTTCTTCTTGGAAAAGTAAGCGTGTTTTTCCTCGGGATTATCGAGATTGTGAAGAAAGTGCTAACACCGTTCTTTTTTGCATTAATTATCGCGTATCTTCTAAATCCGGTTGTAACCTTTTTGACGAAGCGCCATTTTCCACGCGGTTTAGCAGTATTTCTTATCTATACGCTTTTCTTTCTATTCCTGCTGTTTCTTATCATAAATGCCGGTCCGGTGTTATTGCGAGAATACAAAGAGCTCTCAGCCAAATTTCCTGATCTGGTTAGTACATATCGCAATTGGATTGGACAGATTCGAATTCAGCAGGCGCAGACTCCATTCTCGTTGCATGGGGGGCTGACCACGGGAATTCAGCGAATGGAAATCATGATGACTAACTATGTAAATGCTCTGTTCACCGGAATGGATGATTGGATGGAGAGAATTCTGTTGGTGTTGCTTATTCCGTTTATCGTGTTTTATATGCTTAAAGATATGAAGCCGATGCAAAAAGGAGCGCTCCTGCTAGTGCCTGGTAAGCATCGGCCTACAGTTCGACGCATGCTGCATGATATCGACGTGGCGCTCGGCCATTATGTGCGCGGTCAGCTTATCGTATGTGTAGTTGTTTTTGTTCTGGCCTATGTTGGCTATTTTTTCATCGGGCTGCCGTATGCAATCGTGTTTGCTGTATTTATTGCGATAACGAATGTTATTCCATATATCGGTCCGGTATTCGGTGCTGCGCCCGCTATTTTGTTTGCGCTGACCGTTTCATGGAAGATGGCACTATATGCCTTGATTATCAATGCAATCATTCAGGTGCTTGAGAGCAATATCGTATCACCGTTCATTGTTGGTAAGTCCTTGCATATGCATCCGTTGCTCATTATTGTGTCCGTTATGATCGGCGGAGAGATTGCTGGAGTTACAGGATTAATTCTTGCCGTGCCGATTATGGCGAGTCTAAAAGTGGTGGTGCAGCACATCATTATTCATACGGTACGAAAAACGGAATGGCAGGATGAGGGTTAA
- the ruvX gene encoding Holliday junction resolvase RuvX — translation MRKMGLDVGDKTIGVAISDELGWTAQGIETIRREGKKKDYIRIEELIKQYDVGEIIVGLPKNMNGTIGPRGELCQAFADYLHNRSRLPVKLWDERLTTMAAEKMLVSADVSRKKRKQVIDKMAAVIILQNYLDAQK, via the coding sequence ATGCGTAAAATGGGACTCGATGTTGGGGATAAGACCATTGGCGTCGCAATTAGCGACGAACTGGGCTGGACAGCGCAAGGAATTGAAACCATCCGTAGAGAAGGAAAGAAAAAAGACTATATTCGCATCGAAGAGCTCATAAAACAGTACGATGTAGGGGAAATTATTGTCGGGCTCCCTAAAAACATGAACGGTACGATCGGACCTCGGGGCGAACTGTGCCAGGCGTTTGCAGACTATCTGCATAATCGTTCGCGTCTTCCCGTCAAACTATGGGATGAACGCCTAACGACGATGGCGGCGGAGAAGATGCTCGTTTCCGCTGACGTCAGTCGCAAGAAAAGAAAGCAAGTCATTGATAAAATGGCAGCGGTAATTATACTACAAAATTACTTGGATGCCCAAAAATAG
- a CDS encoding STAS domain-containing protein: MLSTMNQGYRIISLEGEINYANSRHISKELLSFITEEQNHYILDVSRLENIDSTGLGVLFSFSKKCHIQSKESKLVAGNTSWYKLLHFSKLDRVLSIYPDVSTAILTCKTKPDTGFSILEY, from the coding sequence ATGTTATCTACAATGAATCAGGGTTATCGAATCATTTCACTGGAGGGTGAAATTAACTATGCAAATTCACGTCACATCTCCAAAGAGTTATTGTCTTTCATTACAGAAGAACAAAATCATTACATTCTGGATGTATCACGCTTAGAAAATATAGACAGCACAGGATTAGGTGTTCTCTTCTCATTCAGTAAAAAGTGCCATATACAGAGCAAAGAAAGCAAACTGGTCGCCGGCAATACATCCTGGTACAAGCTTCTGCACTTCTCAAAGTTGGATCGTGTGCTCTCCATCTATCCAGATGTATCTACCGCTATTCTAACGTGCAAAACGAAGCCTGACACGGGATTTTCCATTCTTGAATACTAG
- a CDS encoding DUF1292 domain-containing protein has product MDLEKMGIEVGEYITITDEESGQEYEYLVMYIFEIEDRTYLCLVPAEQEDQEEYEVEFLRYEGTDMLQPIEDEQEWEQVEATFETLMNELDKEES; this is encoded by the coding sequence ATGGACTTGGAAAAAATGGGGATTGAAGTTGGCGAATATATTACGATTACGGATGAAGAATCAGGACAGGAATACGAATATCTGGTGATGTACATCTTCGAAATTGAAGATCGCACATATCTCTGCCTGGTGCCTGCGGAACAGGAAGATCAGGAGGAATACGAAGTGGAATTCCTCCGCTATGAAGGTACAGATATGCTGCAGCCAATCGAAGACGAGCAAGAATGGGAGCAGGTAGAAGCTACATTCGAAACATTGATGAACGAACTGGACAAAGAGGAGAGCTAA
- a CDS encoding methyl-accepting chemotaxis protein → MRRKMTLQNRVMMVLTLVIIGAFATLYFFVDRSVTQSLRAATLRGMEQASTEAAILVDKDLSDKQRSLFQLAQFPVVKAIDSRPDRAFEAGRFLTSITHNQPEYEALYVALPEGQIIAGSNGYMIGKTFSEQSILHTARDAGKGTISDIRYDEDGQPLFYLTEPINNGRSFLIAAIKLEAIGVYINQVKMGQTGYAYLINKTGLVLAHPAKEYIAKLNISEQSFGPSMLQTQKGQMEYTFEGKQKLTSFHPVEQTGWIVAITLESKEAYAAIWQTRYVILTVSLLSFLILMFILSVLMKRMLVRPIHRVQKSFQNAAQGDLTAQVHVEREDELGQLAHGFNRMTDDLRNLVATMQHSAEEVSSTSEQLAAAAEETGASASQVAHTVRQIAENIEEQAEAVAHVHQEMNEAHHKVNETTMAASQALTVAKETRQAAREGADAVNEAIEHLDIVAQTVVFATETIQKLGKRSEEIGNIVHLISTISDQTNLLALNAAIEAARAGQHGRGFAVVAEEVRKLAEEASRASHEIVDLVAHVQSETAITVRSMEMNAEQVQRQIAMIHQGGYALENIVGKTERTKEEMEKIGRMQEEIQRLVENLHERVRFIAAVSQETSGGLREVFASVREQSQAAEEMSSSTDTLSQLASKTYQETLKFKT, encoded by the coding sequence ATGAGACGAAAAATGACGCTCCAAAATAGAGTAATGATGGTACTCACCTTAGTAATTATCGGAGCTTTTGCGACGTTATATTTTTTCGTAGATCGCAGCGTTACCCAATCCTTGCGGGCCGCTACCCTGCGTGGCATGGAGCAGGCCTCTACGGAAGCTGCGATTCTTGTCGACAAAGATTTATCGGACAAGCAACGTTCACTGTTCCAACTAGCACAATTTCCCGTTGTTAAAGCGATCGATTCACGCCCTGATCGTGCATTTGAAGCCGGGCGTTTCCTTACTTCTATTACACACAACCAGCCCGAATACGAAGCGTTATATGTCGCTCTTCCTGAAGGTCAGATTATTGCCGGATCGAACGGTTATATGATCGGCAAGACGTTTTCGGAACAATCTATACTACATACGGCACGAGATGCAGGAAAGGGAACGATTAGCGATATACGTTATGACGAAGACGGACAACCGTTATTTTACTTAACCGAACCTATTAATAACGGAAGAAGTTTTTTGATTGCAGCGATAAAACTGGAGGCTATAGGCGTATATATCAATCAGGTAAAAATGGGACAGACCGGTTATGCTTATCTCATTAATAAAACCGGACTTGTACTGGCTCACCCTGCCAAAGAATACATCGCAAAATTGAACATAAGCGAACAAAGCTTTGGTCCATCCATGCTTCAGACCCAAAAGGGACAAATGGAATATACGTTTGAAGGAAAACAAAAGCTAACATCGTTTCACCCGGTTGAACAAACAGGTTGGATTGTTGCTATCACACTTGAAAGTAAAGAAGCATACGCAGCCATCTGGCAGACCCGCTATGTCATTCTAACTGTTTCACTTCTGTCTTTTCTTATCCTCATGTTCATTCTCTCTGTGCTTATGAAACGAATGCTCGTACGCCCCATACATCGTGTACAAAAGAGTTTTCAGAATGCCGCTCAAGGGGACTTAACGGCACAGGTCCATGTAGAAAGGGAAGATGAGCTGGGACAGTTAGCTCACGGTTTCAATCGGATGACTGACGATCTGCGCAATCTGGTAGCCACAATGCAGCATTCGGCGGAAGAAGTATCTTCTACCTCTGAACAGCTAGCAGCCGCTGCGGAAGAAACGGGTGCCTCCGCTTCGCAGGTAGCACATACAGTACGACAAATTGCCGAAAATATCGAAGAACAGGCAGAAGCCGTCGCGCACGTGCATCAAGAGATGAATGAAGCGCATCACAAGGTGAACGAGACTACCATGGCCGCTTCACAGGCACTAACTGTGGCTAAAGAGACCAGACAAGCGGCGAGAGAAGGGGCTGATGCAGTCAACGAAGCGATCGAGCATCTGGATATTGTGGCGCAAACCGTCGTTTTCGCTACTGAAACCATTCAGAAGCTTGGCAAGCGTTCAGAGGAAATCGGCAACATCGTCCACCTTATCTCGACCATATCCGATCAGACAAACTTACTGGCATTAAATGCGGCAATTGAGGCAGCCAGGGCGGGACAACATGGTAGAGGCTTTGCTGTAGTCGCGGAAGAAGTACGCAAATTAGCGGAAGAAGCTTCGCGAGCTTCGCATGAAATCGTGGACCTTGTAGCACATGTCCAGAGCGAAACAGCTATAACAGTACGCTCTATGGAAATGAACGCTGAACAAGTACAACGACAAATTGCAATGATTCATCAAGGTGGTTATGCGCTTGAGAATATTGTAGGAAAAACAGAACGTACAAAGGAAGAAATGGAGAAAATCGGACGCATGCAAGAAGAGATCCAGCGTCTGGTAGAAAACCTGCATGAGCGCGTCCGGTTCATCGCCGCCGTCAGCCAAGAAACATCAGGCGGACTACGTGAGGTATTTGCTTCCGTTCGTGAGCAGAGTCAAGCGGCGGAAGAAATGTCTAGCAGCACCGATACATTGTCACAATTAGCCTCTAAAACTTATCAGGAAACACTCAAGTTTAAAACCTAG